The Niastella koreensis GR20-10 genome includes a window with the following:
- a CDS encoding GtrA family protein, with amino-acid sequence MKNLINAAINAFYPLFRRFMPLQTFRYAACGGGNTLLDITLFYLSYHFLFREQIVHTPIIPLQPYTAAFMVSFSITFPLGFYMSRTIVFPGSTLRGRIQLFRYFMMVLICIGLNYIFIKLFVEQCHLYPTVAKILTTFIVVAFSFIAQKNFTFKVESAEEEALLEAETVVEAEALQKENKPEMEGSRQR; translated from the coding sequence GTGAAGAATCTGATTAATGCTGCAATAAACGCTTTTTATCCTTTGTTTCGCCGGTTCATGCCTTTACAAACCTTTAGGTATGCAGCATGTGGGGGTGGGAATACTTTGCTTGATATTACACTGTTTTATTTAAGTTATCATTTTCTGTTCAGGGAACAGATCGTGCATACACCCATTATTCCTTTGCAGCCATATACAGCAGCGTTCATGGTTTCCTTCTCTATAACTTTTCCTCTTGGTTTTTATATGAGCCGTACTATTGTATTTCCCGGTTCAACCCTGCGCGGGCGCATTCAATTGTTCCGGTATTTTATGATGGTATTGATCTGCATTGGACTTAATTACATTTTCATAAAGCTGTTTGTAGAACAATGTCATTTGTATCCTACGGTAGCCAAAATACTCACCACCTTCATTGTAGTAGCGTTCAGTTTTATTGCACAGAAGAATTTTACGTTTAAAGTGGAATCGGCTGAAGAAGAAGCGCTGTTAGAAGCAGAAACCGTAGTTGAAGCCGAAGCTTTACAGAAAGAAAACAAGCCTGAGATGGAAGGCAGCAGGCAGAGATAG
- the glgB gene encoding 1,4-alpha-glucan branching protein GlgB, producing the protein MEVKKYEDVHFVDSTRAVWNYSFFSEDDIRNFQQGTHYRLYNLFGSHEIEVLGKKGYYFAVWAPNATAVSLIGNFNDWNPSSHPLFVRLDKSGIWEGFIPGLPKGEVYKYHIDGFKGVKTDKGDPYANFWEKRPHTASITWDLNYTWQDGDWMANRGHHNSLEAPCSIYEVHLASWMRPNKHDEESYNTYDQLRELMVPYVKEMGFTHVEFMPVMEHPFDGSWGYQGTGYFAPTSRYGDPQSFMKLVSAFHEAGIGVILDWVPSHFPYDAHGLFMFDGANTYEYADMRKGFHPDWNSYVFNYKRGEVKSFLISSARFWFDKFHIDGIRVDAVSSMLKLNYSRTHGQWEPNEYGGDGNIEAIGFIKDLNETIYRDFHDIQTIAEEATDWPGVSRPTFQNGLGFGMKWMMGWMHDTLDYFKMDPIYRRHYQNKFSFSMMYYYDENFLLPLSHDEVVHGKSPMIFKMPGDEWQKFANLRTLYTYMFTHPGGKLLFMGNEFADTNEWNYKSELQWDLLKFDAHRLMKDCVRDLNLLLRNEPAMYENQFNIYGFEWVDLNHPAECVVAYRRKGKDPANDLLIILNLTPVVRHDWKVFTYGKAEWREIFNSDDKRYWGTGNVFNPEIHTRSLDKNDNMYEINVHLPPLGAIVLK; encoded by the coding sequence ATGGAAGTAAAAAAATATGAAGACGTTCATTTTGTAGACAGCACAAGGGCAGTATGGAACTATTCTTTTTTCAGTGAAGACGACATCCGCAATTTTCAACAGGGTACGCATTACCGCCTGTACAATCTGTTTGGCTCACACGAAATTGAAGTGCTGGGCAAAAAAGGCTATTATTTTGCAGTATGGGCGCCCAATGCCACTGCCGTTTCATTGATAGGTAATTTCAACGACTGGAACCCTTCCAGCCACCCCCTGTTTGTACGGCTCGATAAATCGGGCATCTGGGAAGGATTTATTCCCGGCCTCCCAAAGGGCGAAGTATATAAATATCACATCGATGGTTTTAAGGGCGTAAAAACCGACAAAGGCGATCCCTACGCCAACTTCTGGGAGAAGAGACCCCATACCGCTTCCATTACCTGGGACCTGAACTATACCTGGCAGGATGGCGACTGGATGGCAAACCGCGGCCACCACAATTCGCTGGAAGCGCCGTGCAGTATTTATGAAGTGCACCTCGCCAGCTGGATGCGGCCCAATAAACACGACGAAGAATCATATAACACCTACGATCAGCTCCGGGAACTGATGGTTCCCTATGTAAAGGAAATGGGTTTTACCCATGTGGAGTTTATGCCGGTGATGGAACACCCCTTCGATGGAAGCTGGGGCTACCAGGGAACCGGGTATTTTGCCCCCACTTCACGCTATGGCGATCCGCAAAGCTTTATGAAACTGGTGAGCGCTTTTCATGAAGCAGGCATTGGCGTTATCCTCGACTGGGTGCCGTCGCATTTTCCTTACGATGCGCACGGCCTGTTTATGTTCGACGGCGCCAACACCTACGAATATGCCGATATGCGCAAAGGCTTTCACCCCGACTGGAACAGCTATGTGTTCAACTATAAAAGGGGAGAAGTGAAATCGTTCCTGATCAGCAGCGCACGTTTCTGGTTCGATAAATTTCATATCGATGGTATTCGGGTGGATGCGGTAAGCTCTATGCTGAAATTAAATTATTCGCGTACCCACGGCCAGTGGGAACCCAACGAATACGGCGGTGATGGCAATATAGAAGCCATTGGTTTTATTAAAGATTTAAATGAAACTATTTACCGCGATTTTCACGATATACAAACCATTGCAGAGGAAGCAACCGACTGGCCCGGCGTTTCGCGCCCCACTTTTCAAAACGGGCTCGGTTTTGGCATGAAATGGATGATGGGCTGGATGCACGATACCCTGGATTATTTTAAAATGGACCCCATTTACCGGCGCCATTACCAGAACAAGTTTTCGTTCAGCATGATGTATTATTACGACGAAAACTTTCTACTACCCTTAAGTCACGACGAGGTGGTGCATGGTAAAAGCCCTATGATCTTTAAAATGCCGGGCGATGAATGGCAGAAGTTCGCCAACCTGCGTACCCTGTATACGTATATGTTTACGCATCCGGGTGGTAAACTCTTATTCATGGGTAATGAATTTGCCGATACCAATGAGTGGAACTATAAAAGCGAACTGCAGTGGGATCTATTAAAGTTTGATGCACATCGTTTGATGAAGGATTGTGTGCGTGATTTAAACTTATTACTGCGGAATGAACCCGCGATGTATGAAAATCAATTTAATATTTACGGTTTTGAATGGGTCGATCTCAACCATCCTGCCGAATGCGTAGTGGCATACCGGCGCAAAGGGAAAGACCCCGCCAATGATCTGCTGATAATTCTGAATTTAACCCCGGTGGTACGGCACGATTGGAAAGTATTTACGTACGGTAAAGCTGAGTGGCGCGAGATCTTTAATTCAGACGACAAACGATATTGGGGAACCGGAAATGTGTTCAATCCCGAGATTCACACGAGAAGTTTAGACAAAAATGATAATATGTATGAAATAAATGTGCACCTGCCGCCGTTGGGAGCTATAGTATTGAAGTAA
- a CDS encoding GLPGLI family protein: MKLLFNIIALLLPSFIWAQQQFITQGKIEYERKTNQHAFLDENSVWDEMRKKAFPKFVTLYYDLTFKDDRTMFKTGREPETKQNKTWGVFDSENTVLTKLDSNNAVTYRSFYGENFLVTDSLRHIDWRITPEIRKIAGFDCRKAVGRVMDSIVVIAFYTDEIVTGGGPESFNGLPGMILGLAIPRLHTTWYATRLQLVEVTDKDLAAPKKGKKLTGNEYRTQIKEVLKNWGSDGAKFEYEFLL, translated from the coding sequence ATGAAGCTACTCTTTAATATAATAGCACTTTTGCTTCCGTCTTTTATTTGGGCACAACAACAATTTATTACGCAGGGAAAAATTGAGTACGAACGCAAAACGAATCAGCATGCTTTCCTGGATGAGAACAGTGTGTGGGATGAAATGAGAAAGAAAGCGTTCCCCAAGTTTGTTACCCTGTATTATGATCTTACGTTTAAAGATGATCGTACAATGTTTAAAACCGGCCGGGAGCCGGAAACAAAACAAAACAAGACCTGGGGGGTGTTCGATTCGGAGAATACGGTGCTTACCAAATTGGATAGTAACAATGCGGTAACGTATAGAAGTTTTTATGGCGAGAATTTCCTGGTAACAGATTCGCTGCGTCATATAGACTGGCGTATTACCCCGGAAATAAGAAAGATAGCCGGTTTTGATTGCCGCAAAGCAGTGGGCAGGGTGATGGACTCCATTGTGGTGATTGCCTTTTATACCGACGAAATTGTAACCGGGGGCGGACCGGAATCTTTTAACGGGTTACCGGGTATGATCCTGGGGCTGGCCATTCCGCGCCTGCATACAACCTGGTACGCTACCAGGCTGCAATTGGTTGAAGTAACCGATAAAGACCTGGCAGCGCCCAAAAAAGGAAAAAAACTTACGGGTAATGAATATCGCACGCAAATAAAGGAGGTATTGAAAAACTGGGGGTCTGATGGCGCAAAATTTGAATACGAGTTTTTGCTGTAA
- a CDS encoding helix-turn-helix domain-containing protein encodes MERKLLHILRSLLGMNKDDHPPEADDANVDLIRVRINSYMLQQKPFLKPHYKLKDLADDMQMPLHQLSAFLNKRLGMHFTDYLNQFRIKYCEDLIKNEKPGRINLKELVTKSGFHNRNTFTTAFKKFTGKTPSDYIRNRLYT; translated from the coding sequence ATGGAGAGGAAATTGTTACATATCTTACGATCACTGCTGGGGATGAATAAGGATGACCATCCGCCCGAGGCCGACGATGCCAACGTGGATCTGATACGGGTGCGGATAAACAGCTATATGCTGCAGCAAAAGCCCTTTCTGAAGCCACATTACAAATTGAAGGATCTGGCCGATGATATGCAAATGCCCTTACACCAACTGTCGGCATTTTTGAACAAACGCCTGGGCATGCATTTTACCGACTATCTGAACCAGTTTCGCATAAAATATTGTGAAGACCTGATTAAGAACGAAAAACCAGGCAGGATAAACCTGAAAGAACTGGTAACAAAAAGCGGTTTTCACAACAGAAATACTTTCACCACCGCCTTTAAGAAATTTACGGGCAAAACTCCCTCCGATTATATTCGTAACAGGCTGTATACCTGA
- a CDS encoding VOC family protein, translated as MITKLSHTSLFVSDQQKAYEFYVNILGFTVHTDATMDNGFRWLTVSPPEQPDLEVILFPATNAMNGYDEDVRNALKLLLDKGVMGAGVLSTPDCWATYEELKAKGVHFKCEPREQFYGIEAIITDGCGNWFSMTQPKG; from the coding sequence ATGATCACGAAATTATCGCACACCAGCTTATTTGTTAGCGACCAGCAGAAAGCCTACGAATTTTATGTAAATATACTGGGGTTTACTGTTCATACCGATGCCACTATGGACAATGGTTTCAGGTGGCTGACTGTTTCGCCACCCGAACAACCCGATCTGGAAGTGATCCTGTTTCCCGCCACCAATGCTATGAACGGCTATGATGAGGACGTGCGTAATGCCCTGAAGCTTTTGCTTGATAAAGGCGTTATGGGCGCCGGCGTTTTATCAACCCCCGATTGTTGGGCAACGTATGAAGAATTAAAAGCCAAAGGTGTTCACTTTAAGTGCGAGCCCAGGGAGCAGTTTTATGGCATAGAAGCGATTATTACGGATGGGTGTGGGAATTGGTTTAGTATGACGCAGCCGAAAGGCTAA
- a CDS encoding tetratricopeptide repeat protein, which produces MKTLISILTLGLISNSIYSQTDSTVYYFTKGNTEKDARRFREAEKDYAKAAQFSPKDAKVLLAWGQSLVEQRRYVEAKEKFTGSYQADNKNSETVMQLATLSLNTRQWNDAITYAKKMQELKIGNSANYVIAKSYYSLENYGECVKYCELAYKDDPKNAEVPYIAGRCLVEMSNYKKAAGCYEQAIALDSSKANWMYEAGLVYYAVPDDKKAIYWFERASAKGYPRSNDFIENLANAYLNIKDYTKGLGLLQEILVKKPQDQEVLYNIADAYYNIGKYDDAINYWDKILEIDKKNANSLYMIGLSYQKKGEKEKGQQLCDKAIEMDPSLKNLKQEKKMPEGI; this is translated from the coding sequence ATGAAAACCCTTATTAGTATTTTAACATTGGGATTAATTTCCAACAGTATTTATTCGCAAACCGACAGCACAGTTTATTATTTCACCAAGGGCAATACCGAAAAAGATGCCCGCCGGTTCCGCGAAGCTGAAAAAGACTACGCAAAAGCCGCCCAGTTTTCGCCCAAAGATGCCAAAGTATTGTTAGCCTGGGGACAATCGCTCGTTGAACAGCGGCGCTATGTGGAGGCTAAAGAGAAATTTACCGGCTCCTACCAGGCAGATAACAAAAATTCTGAGACGGTAATGCAACTGGCTACTTTGTCGCTGAATACCCGCCAGTGGAATGATGCGATCACCTACGCTAAAAAAATGCAGGAATTGAAAATTGGCAACAGCGCCAATTATGTGATCGCCAAAAGTTATTACAGCCTGGAGAATTATGGCGAATGTGTAAAATACTGCGAGCTGGCTTATAAAGACGATCCAAAGAACGCCGAGGTGCCCTATATAGCCGGCCGTTGCCTGGTTGAAATGAGCAACTACAAAAAAGCAGCCGGTTGCTACGAGCAGGCCATCGCGCTCGACAGCAGCAAAGCCAACTGGATGTATGAAGCCGGACTGGTTTATTATGCAGTGCCCGACGACAAAAAAGCCATCTACTGGTTTGAGCGTGCATCTGCCAAAGGTTATCCCCGCAGCAATGATTTTATTGAGAACCTCGCCAATGCTTACCTGAACATCAAAGACTATACGAAAGGGCTGGGCCTGTTACAGGAAATACTGGTTAAAAAACCGCAGGACCAGGAAGTACTGTACAACATTGCCGATGCCTATTATAACATTGGTAAGTACGACGATGCCATCAACTACTGGGATAAAATTCTGGAGATCGATAAAAAGAACGCCAACTCCCTGTACATGATAGGACTGAGTTACCAGAAGAAAGGGGAGAAAGAAAAAGGCCAGCAACTGTGCGATAAGGCCATCGAGATGGACCCGTCTCTTAAGAATCTGAAGCAGGAGAAGAAGATGCCGGAAGGAATCTAG
- a CDS encoding DsbA family protein encodes MTQLRTNVNNTDHIFGNEHAPVELVEYGDYECPHCGRAYPIVKEITRQMGNNLKFVFRNFPLSNVHPHAVSAAVATEAAALQGKYWEMHDIIFENQQTLEVEHLFLFAHKAGLDLERFKNDIQDPALNDKVEKDFYGGLRSGVNGTPTFFINGQKYDGDWSGNHLLNYLQTVLAEVTTSPTDTR; translated from the coding sequence ATGACACAATTAAGAACGAACGTTAACAATACCGACCATATTTTTGGCAATGAACACGCCCCGGTGGAACTGGTGGAGTATGGCGATTATGAATGTCCGCATTGCGGACGCGCGTACCCGATCGTAAAAGAAATTACCAGGCAAATGGGCAACAACTTAAAGTTTGTGTTCCGCAATTTCCCGCTCTCGAATGTGCATCCCCATGCCGTATCAGCTGCCGTAGCAACCGAAGCCGCTGCCTTACAGGGTAAGTACTGGGAAATGCATGATATTATTTTCGAGAACCAGCAAACGCTGGAGGTAGAGCATCTTTTTTTGTTTGCCCATAAAGCAGGGCTTGACCTGGAACGTTTCAAAAACGACATCCAGGACCCCGCATTGAACGATAAAGTAGAAAAGGATTTTTATGGCGGACTTAGAAGCGGCGTAAATGGTACACCCACATTTTTTATAAACGGACAGAAGTACGATGGCGACTGGAGCGGCAATCATTTGCTGAACTATTTACAAACCGTACTGGCGGAAGTAACTACTTCTCCAACTGATACCCGGTAA
- a CDS encoding TonB-dependent receptor: MAGVPLFPMLKTTILLALVFIISVPVLAQQAVLKGTVIDTSEKRNLSNTVIALLRPADSVLVSFTRSNTTGQFSLQKLPPGKFIVMVTRPAYADYYDHVDLTPGATIDLGKISMTLKSQLLAEVVVQHKLGAIRIKGDTTEYIADSFKLSAGATVEDLLKILPGIQVDKDGKITAQGEAVQKVLVDGEEFFSDDPTIATRGLTADAVEKVQSFDKKSDQATFTGIDDGQKTKTINLQLKEDRKKGYFGKVELGSDFNKYWSNNAMFNAFKGKRKFAAYGIMSNTGKTGLDWREGMNYGSGNDMEMTTDDNGGMMFIGGGGNDGEFGNSDYWGEGLPKGWTGGMHYSNKWNNDKIHLSGNYQYNKLNSDAQGNTFSQNIIGDTILYTNEFGNSFSTRDRNRLDALYEVQLDSNSSIKVTAQGSRGNTFTQSTFHQESLSNLEGSDTLSVIDRRTTVDGNNKNFNSSLLWRQKFNKKGRTLSISAKQNYTENDSKGIFASDNNYYKHGVVDSIRILDQQKLSESSSSAFNARVSYTEPLSKRSLLEFNYSIDNNHRLSHITTLEKDAVTSKEYGKQIDSLSNDYRFTVFTQSGGINYRYARPKRINYSFGMNISNAAYMRKDLKGDSVANYSFTNFFPQANLTWTVNGNSSIRFNYNGATQAPSIDQIQPIRDITNQLNIREGNPDLKQAFRHRFRISYNSYKLLSERSIWGAINFSTTQHDFSTNNFIDLSTGRKISQPVNVDGNYQSNGYVNFQQKVGKKGLRLGLGTNFNQNHNSNLINGQANENNSYAYGGGPTVSYFIEKKWGVWLWTNFNQNISKTSLNSSVVTRYWTQNHNLDFWATLPWKIEIRSDCEFNLRQKTSVFEKNNNSIKWDGSIDRKLFRNDVARLRFSVHDLLNQNIGFNRNINSNFISERTYNTIKRNFLVTFIWNFSKNGKPMDW, from the coding sequence ATGGCCGGCGTCCCGTTATTTCCCATGCTTAAAACAACCATACTACTTGCCCTGGTATTCATTATTTCCGTACCTGTGCTGGCACAACAAGCCGTTCTTAAAGGTACAGTAATTGATACTTCGGAAAAAAGAAACCTTTCCAATACAGTCATTGCATTATTGAGGCCAGCCGATTCCGTGTTGGTATCTTTTACCCGCAGCAATACTACAGGTCAGTTTTCATTACAAAAGTTACCGCCCGGTAAATTTATTGTTATGGTTACCCGCCCGGCTTATGCGGATTATTACGACCATGTAGACCTCACTCCCGGCGCCACAATTGATTTAGGTAAGATCTCCATGACCTTAAAAAGCCAGTTGCTGGCAGAAGTGGTGGTACAGCATAAGCTGGGCGCCATTCGCATCAAAGGCGATACTACCGAATATATAGCCGACAGTTTTAAGTTGAGCGCGGGCGCCACTGTGGAAGATCTGTTGAAAATATTACCCGGTATACAAGTAGACAAAGACGGTAAAATAACTGCCCAGGGCGAAGCAGTACAAAAAGTGCTGGTTGACGGGGAAGAGTTTTTTAGCGACGACCCCACCATCGCCACCCGTGGGTTAACCGCCGATGCCGTTGAAAAAGTGCAGTCGTTCGATAAAAAAAGCGACCAGGCCACCTTTACCGGCATCGATGATGGACAAAAGACCAAGACCATCAACCTGCAGTTAAAGGAAGACAGAAAAAAAGGCTATTTCGGAAAAGTGGAACTCGGCAGCGATTTCAATAAATACTGGAGCAACAATGCCATGTTTAACGCCTTTAAGGGAAAACGAAAATTCGCTGCCTATGGCATTATGTCGAATACCGGGAAAACGGGGTTAGACTGGCGCGAAGGCATGAACTACGGATCTGGAAACGATATGGAAATGACCACCGATGATAATGGAGGCATGATGTTTATCGGAGGCGGCGGCAACGATGGGGAGTTTGGCAACAGTGACTACTGGGGGGAAGGCCTTCCCAAGGGATGGACTGGTGGGATGCATTACAGTAATAAATGGAATAACGACAAAATACACCTGAGCGGTAATTACCAGTATAACAAACTGAATTCCGATGCCCAGGGCAATACTTTCAGCCAGAATATCATTGGCGACACCATTTTATACACCAATGAATTTGGCAACAGCTTCAGCACCCGCGACCGCAACCGGCTGGATGCGTTGTATGAAGTGCAGCTCGATTCCAATTCATCCATAAAAGTAACGGCGCAGGGCTCGCGGGGAAATACCTTTACCCAAAGCACCTTTCACCAGGAATCGTTGAGTAATCTCGAAGGCAGCGATACCTTAAGTGTGATAGACCGCCGCACCACCGTGGATGGCAACAACAAGAATTTTAACTCCTCCCTGTTATGGCGGCAGAAGTTCAATAAAAAGGGCCGAACCCTTTCCATTTCGGCCAAACAGAATTATACAGAAAATGACTCGAAGGGCATCTTTGCTTCGGATAACAATTATTATAAGCATGGCGTAGTGGACAGCATCAGGATCCTTGACCAGCAAAAGCTGAGTGAAAGCAGCTCCTCCGCTTTCAATGCCCGCGTTTCGTACACCGAACCATTGAGCAAAAGATCGTTGCTGGAATTTAACTACAGCATTGATAACAACCACCGGTTATCACACATCACTACTTTGGAAAAAGACGCTGTAACGTCGAAAGAATATGGTAAACAGATAGATTCGCTGAGCAATGATTACCGCTTTACTGTGTTCACCCAATCGGGCGGCATCAATTACCGCTATGCCAGGCCCAAGCGGATCAATTATTCTTTCGGGATGAATATTTCCAATGCCGCCTACATGCGTAAAGACCTCAAAGGAGATTCTGTTGCCAATTACAGTTTTACCAATTTCTTTCCGCAGGCCAACCTTACCTGGACTGTGAACGGCAACTCCAGTATCAGGTTCAATTATAACGGCGCTACGCAAGCACCTTCCATCGACCAGATCCAGCCTATCAGGGATATTACCAACCAGTTGAACATAAGGGAAGGGAACCCCGATCTGAAACAGGCTTTCCGGCACCGTTTCCGCATCTCGTACAACAGTTATAAACTGCTGTCGGAACGCAGCATCTGGGGCGCGATCAATTTCAGCACTACTCAGCATGACTTTAGTACCAATAATTTCATTGACCTTAGTACGGGCAGAAAGATCTCGCAGCCTGTTAATGTGGATGGCAACTACCAGAGCAATGGCTATGTTAACTTCCAGCAAAAAGTAGGAAAAAAAGGATTACGCCTTGGATTAGGAACAAATTTCAACCAGAATCACAACAGCAACCTGATAAATGGCCAGGCAAACGAAAACAACAGCTATGCTTACGGCGGCGGGCCAACAGTGAGCTATTTTATAGAGAAAAAATGGGGCGTTTGGTTATGGACCAATTTTAACCAGAACATTTCCAAAACATCGCTCAACAGCTCGGTGGTTACCCGCTACTGGACACAAAACCATAACCTGGACTTTTGGGCAACCCTGCCCTGGAAAATAGAGATCCGCAGCGATTGCGAGTTCAACCTGCGGCAAAAGACCAGCGTGTTTGAAAAGAACAATAACTCCATCAAATGGGATGGCAGTATAGACAGGAAGCTGTTCAGGAACGATGTGGCCCGCCTGCGTTTTTCTGTTCATGACCTGCTGAACCAGAACATTGGGTTTAACCGGAATATCAACAGCAACTTTATCAGCGAAAGAACCTACAATACCATTAAACGGAACTTCCTGGTAACGTTTATCTGGAACTTTAGCAAGAACGGGAAACCGATGGATTGGTAA
- the argS gene encoding arginine--tRNA ligase has product MAIVPVIQQAVSEQLNKLYQVEVNPASITVSETKPEFEGDYTVVLFALLKTLKKKPEELGNELGQALVTDNGALFSAFNVIKGFLNLAISDSFWLNFLKENYKTTGYGRQYRNGKRVMVEYSSPNTNKPLHLGHLRNNFLGWSVAEIYKANGYQVIKTCIANDRGIHICKSMIAWQLFGNGATPESTGIKGDHLVGDYYVLFGTELKKQMAPIREKKLAELLAAGKTREQAEKILEDTKQELEKEAPIMQAAQQMLVDWEAGKPDVVELWRTMNSWVYKGFEETYRRIGSDFDKIYYESETYLLGKDLVEEGLQKKVFFLKEDGSAWVDLTADGLDQKIVRRRDGTAVYITQDIGLAEVKQNEFNCDLSVYVVGDEQNYHFKVLKLICQKLGIAGADGIFHLSYGMVELPTGRMKTREGTVVDADDILDEMNREATRKRIEREEEQKAKGQHKTEEMSAEELKQLDEMVGAGGLKFFLLRVDPQKRMIFNPEESIELNGFTATFVQYAYARTQSVFRKELYTGGDIGTDLLPLEKELILSLERYPEVLKQACAEMSPSVVAGYVFNVAQLFNTFYNKHSFLNAETPVKKELRLQINQMVANVLKTGMALLGIEVPERM; this is encoded by the coding sequence ATGGCAATAGTTCCCGTTATTCAACAGGCAGTTAGCGAACAGCTCAATAAGTTATACCAGGTGGAGGTAAACCCTGCTTCCATCACCGTAAGCGAAACCAAACCCGAATTTGAGGGCGATTATACCGTGGTGCTGTTTGCCCTGCTAAAGACCCTGAAAAAGAAGCCGGAGGAGTTAGGCAATGAGTTGGGACAGGCTCTGGTAACTGATAATGGCGCCCTTTTCAGCGCTTTTAACGTGATCAAAGGCTTTTTGAACCTCGCTATCAGCGACAGTTTCTGGCTGAATTTTCTGAAAGAAAATTATAAGACAACCGGGTATGGCCGTCAGTATCGCAACGGCAAACGCGTAATGGTGGAGTATTCTTCCCCCAATACCAATAAACCCCTGCACCTGGGGCATTTGAGAAATAACTTCCTGGGCTGGAGTGTAGCCGAAATATACAAGGCCAATGGTTATCAGGTAATAAAAACCTGCATTGCCAACGATCGCGGCATCCATATCTGCAAAAGCATGATCGCCTGGCAACTGTTTGGCAATGGCGCTACCCCCGAAAGCACCGGCATTAAAGGCGACCACCTGGTAGGCGATTATTATGTGCTGTTCGGTACCGAGCTGAAGAAGCAAATGGCGCCCATCAGGGAAAAGAAACTGGCTGAATTATTAGCTGCTGGCAAAACCCGGGAACAGGCGGAAAAAATACTGGAGGATACCAAACAGGAGCTGGAAAAAGAAGCGCCCATAATGCAGGCCGCCCAACAAATGCTGGTTGACTGGGAAGCCGGTAAACCCGATGTGGTGGAGCTGTGGCGCACCATGAACAGCTGGGTGTACAAAGGCTTTGAAGAAACCTATAGACGCATTGGCAGCGACTTTGACAAGATATATTATGAAAGCGAAACCTATCTGCTGGGGAAAGACCTGGTAGAAGAAGGTTTGCAGAAAAAAGTTTTCTTCCTGAAAGAGGATGGCAGCGCCTGGGTTGACCTGACCGCCGATGGGCTCGATCAGAAAATAGTTCGTCGCCGCGATGGTACAGCGGTTTACATAACCCAGGACATTGGCCTGGCCGAAGTAAAACAAAACGAATTCAATTGCGACCTGAGTGTATATGTGGTGGGTGACGAACAGAACTATCACTTCAAGGTCTTAAAACTCATTTGCCAAAAGCTGGGCATTGCCGGCGCCGATGGCATCTTCCATTTAAGCTATGGCATGGTGGAATTGCCTACCGGCAGAATGAAAACGCGTGAAGGTACCGTAGTTGATGCCGACGATATCCTGGATGAAATGAACCGTGAGGCTACGCGCAAAAGAATTGAAAGAGAAGAAGAGCAAAAAGCAAAAGGCCAGCATAAAACGGAAGAGATGAGTGCTGAAGAACTAAAGCAACTCGATGAAATGGTGGGCGCCGGTGGCTTGAAATTCTTCCTGTTAAGGGTTGATCCTCAAAAACGGATGATCTTTAATCCTGAAGAATCAATTGAACTGAATGGTTTTACCGCCACCTTTGTTCAATACGCATACGCGCGTACGCAATCGGTATTCAGAAAAGAATTATATACAGGTGGTGATATTGGAACAGACCTGTTACCACTTGAAAAGGAATTGATCCTGTCACTGGAAAGATATCCTGAAGTATTGAAACAGGCTTGTGCAGAAATGAGCCCAAGCGTAGTTGCAGGCTATGTATTCAACGTGGCTCAGCTGTTTAATACTTTTTACAACAAACATTCTTTCCTGAACGCCGAAACGCCTGTTAAAAAAGAATTGCGTTTACAAATAAACCAAATGGTAGCCAATGTGCTTAAAACGGGCATGGCGTTGTTGGGGATAGAGGTACCGGAGAGAATGTAG
- a CDS encoding helix-turn-helix transcriptional regulator → MPLATEIYHRIVSAKVYIDDNFQEAIDLDKIAGQACLSRFHFHRLFTKVYKITPHQYLTQKRINKAKDLLYKQHLTVTEVCNEVGFESIGSFSMLFKKEIGFAPTYYRNMAWLKQQQVKEQPRQFIPHCFITGYQLEK, encoded by the coding sequence ATGCCACTAGCTACCGAAATATACCACCGCATAGTCTCCGCCAAAGTATATATCGACGACAACTTCCAGGAGGCTATCGATCTTGACAAAATAGCCGGTCAGGCATGTTTATCGCGTTTTCATTTTCACCGGCTGTTTACTAAAGTGTATAAGATCACTCCGCATCAATACCTCACCCAAAAACGGATCAATAAAGCCAAAGACCTGCTTTATAAACAACACCTCACTGTTACCGAAGTATGCAATGAGGTGGGGTTTGAAAGTATCGGGTCGTTCAGTATGCTCTTTAAAAAAGAGATTGGTTTTGCACCTACCTATTACCGCAACATGGCCTGGTTAAAACAACAACAGGTTAAAGAACAACCCAGGCAATTTATTCCGCATTGTTTTATTACCGGGTATCAGTTGGAGAAGTAG